The Alkalihalophilus pseudofirmus nucleotide sequence TCAAGGTTCGATCCGTTCACCACAATGGGTAGGCGGTGGAGTTGTTTTTGGACCAACACCACGCAGCTATAGCTACAAGCTACCTAAAAAAGTTCGTCGTCTTGCAATCAAATCTGCTCTATCAAGCAAATTGAAAGCAGCAGAAATCGTTGTTTTAGACAACCTACAACTAGATGCTCCAAAAACAAAAGATATGGCTAACGTATTAAATGGCCTTTCTGTTGACAGCAAAGCTCTTGTTGTGACAGCTGATTATAATGAAACAGTTGCATTATCTACACGTAACCTTCCTGGTGTAACATTTGTTACTGCAGAAGGAGTAAACGTTCTTGATGTGCTGAAGCATGATAAGCTTGTCATCACTAAAGACGCAGTTGCAAAAGTAGAGGAGGTGCTTGCGTAATGTCAAACGCTCGTGATATCATTAAGCGCCCCGTAATTACTGAACGTTCAACTGACCTTATGGGTGAGAAAAAATACACGTTCGAAGTAGACGTTCGTGCTAATAAAACTCAAATTAAAGATGCTCTTGAAGAGATCTTTGAAGTTAAGGTTGCTAAAGTTAACACAATGAACTACAAAGGTAAGTCTAAGAGATTTGGACGTTACACGGGTTACACAGCTCGTCGTAAAAAAGCCATTGTTACATTAACACCTGAGAGCAAAGAACTCGAATTCTTCGAAGGTGTATAAGTTTAAAAGCGAAGGAGGGAACTGAACATGGCGATTAAAAAGTATAAACCGACCAGTGCCGGTCGTCGTGGTATGTCCGTATCAGATTTTGCGGAAATCACAACTGACAAACCGGAAAAGTCGTTACTTGCTCCTTTACACAAAAAAGGCGGCCGTAACAACCAAGGTAAATTAACTGTACGTCACCAAGGTGGCGGACACAAACGTCAATACCGTGTGATTGACTTCAAACGTACTAAAGATGGAATTCCAGGACGCGTTGCTACGATCGAATACGATCCAAACCGTTCTGCTAACATCGCACTAATCAACTATGTTGATGGTGAAAAGCGTTACATCTTAGCGCCAAAAGGTCTTAAAGTTGACATGATGATTGAATCAGGTGCTGAAGCGGATATCAAAGTAGGTAATGCGTTACCTCTTAAAAACATCCCAGTTGGTACTGTAATTCACAACATCGAACTTAAGCCTGGTAAAGGTGGACAATTAGTTCGTTCTGCTGGTACAGAAGCTCAA carries:
- the rplW gene encoding 50S ribosomal protein L23, whose product is MSNARDIIKRPVITERSTDLMGEKKYTFEVDVRANKTQIKDALEEIFEVKVAKVNTMNYKGKSKRFGRYTGYTARRKKAIVTLTPESKELEFFEGV
- the rplB gene encoding 50S ribosomal protein L2 codes for the protein MAIKKYKPTSAGRRGMSVSDFAEITTDKPEKSLLAPLHKKGGRNNQGKLTVRHQGGGHKRQYRVIDFKRTKDGIPGRVATIEYDPNRSANIALINYVDGEKRYILAPKGLKVDMMIESGAEADIKVGNALPLKNIPVGTVIHNIELKPGKGGQLVRSAGTEAQLLGKEGDYVLVRLNSGETRYILATCRATIGQVGNVEHELINIGKAGRSRWLGKRPTVRGSVMNPNDHPHGGGEGKAPIGRKSPMSPWGKPTLGYKTRKKNKGSDKYIVRRRKK
- the rplD gene encoding 50S ribosomal protein L4; protein product: MPKVAVFNQAGSQVGDIELSDSIFGIEPNASVLHDAVVMQQASLRQGTHKTKGRSEVRGGGRKPWRQKGTGRARQGSIRSPQWVGGGVVFGPTPRSYSYKLPKKVRRLAIKSALSSKLKAAEIVVLDNLQLDAPKTKDMANVLNGLSVDSKALVVTADYNETVALSTRNLPGVTFVTAEGVNVLDVLKHDKLVITKDAVAKVEEVLA